A stretch of Myxococcus hansupus DNA encodes these proteins:
- a CDS encoding J domain-containing protein — MAPSASPPQRPGARPTMSLPALVPAGATPPRPPAAPRPPAVPGVPSVAPLAATPGIPSVAPLGAGPKAPTLSVPAIPSVAPAVPPAAAVPPPPPTSADKGPGLDLQQLADLEARCAKLDQLDYFELLALERTATPADIKRAFYRESRTYHPDRFFQMDSKELKERVNELYKRVTEAYYVLRDDTKRKKYVADVTGPERAQKLRFTEASEAETKAAAKKEQEEQIGTHPKGRQFFQQAQKDADAGNWSAAERNLKMALTYEPANARYKERLAEIQKQSQDESRDKGGSFKIR; from the coding sequence GTGGCGCCATCCGCGTCGCCTCCGCAGCGGCCCGGCGCACGGCCCACCATGTCCCTGCCCGCGCTGGTGCCCGCGGGCGCCACGCCACCGCGCCCTCCGGCCGCCCCGCGCCCGCCCGCCGTGCCTGGAGTCCCGTCCGTCGCGCCGCTCGCGGCCACGCCTGGAATCCCCTCCGTCGCGCCGCTCGGCGCCGGGCCGAAGGCACCGACCCTCAGCGTGCCCGCGATTCCCTCCGTGGCCCCGGCCGTGCCGCCAGCGGCCGCCGTCCCCCCTCCCCCGCCGACGTCTGCGGACAAGGGCCCGGGGCTCGACCTCCAGCAGCTCGCGGACCTGGAAGCCCGCTGCGCGAAGCTCGACCAGCTCGACTACTTCGAGCTGCTCGCCCTGGAGCGCACGGCCACGCCCGCGGACATCAAGCGCGCCTTCTACCGGGAGAGCCGCACCTACCATCCCGACCGCTTCTTCCAGATGGATTCGAAGGAGCTGAAGGAGCGCGTCAACGAACTCTACAAGCGCGTCACCGAGGCCTACTACGTCCTGCGCGACGACACGAAGCGCAAGAAGTACGTCGCCGACGTGACGGGCCCCGAGCGCGCCCAGAAGCTGCGCTTCACCGAAGCCTCCGAGGCCGAAACCAAGGCCGCCGCCAAGAAGGAGCAGGAGGAGCAGATCGGCACCCACCCCAAGGGCCGCCAGTTCTTCCAACAGGCGCAGAAGGACGCGGACGCCGGCAACTGGTCCGCCGCCGAGCGCAACCTCAAGATGGCGCTCACCTATGAGCCGGCCAACGCCCGCTACAAGGAGCGCCTGGCGGAAATCCAGAAGCAGTCCCAGGACGAGTCCCGCGACAAGGGCGGCTCGTTCAAGATTCGCTGA
- the dnaK gene encoding molecular chaperone DnaK — protein sequence MADDIAIGIDLGTSYSCVSVVQDGQPIVIPNEWGETTHASCVSFLEDGSVLVGNAAKKNIITSPEQTVYSAKRLIGRYYFSDEVKKAQAVMPYRIVEGENNSVRIAVNDHSYSLPEISALVLKEMKAVAETYLGQEVTKAVVTVPAYFNDNQRQATKDAGRIAGMEVLRILNEPTSAALAYGFGRDVNQRVVVYDLGGGTFDVSILEIGKDVFEVLATAGDTYLGGDDFDDRIMTWLADDFLARTRLDVRQNKFCLQMLKEAAEKAKIDVGQTGSADILCQGICQDADGNIMDLKGQLNQDQFNRMVMDLVQRTFKVCDEALQSARLTAADIDAVILVGGPTRLPIIRNSVKHYFQKDPLEGINPDQVVAMGAALQSHALLDSKTETFLVDVTPLSLRIGTVGGYTEKIIDKNTPVPIDRSKTFTTSRDGQEKVKIRVYQGESNRADECEMLGEFEFAGFRIGYRGEVKIEVTFEINTDGLVHVSACDTETGQKTSTSITLSSGMSEADIQQSIQANRNTRLAGHNSNDLPAVAQ from the coding sequence ATGGCGGACGACATCGCAATTGGCATCGACCTGGGCACTTCGTACTCGTGCGTGTCGGTGGTCCAGGACGGCCAGCCCATTGTCATCCCCAACGAATGGGGTGAGACGACCCATGCCTCCTGCGTCTCGTTCCTCGAGGACGGCTCGGTGCTGGTGGGCAACGCGGCCAAGAAGAACATCATCACCAGCCCGGAGCAGACCGTCTATTCCGCCAAGCGGCTCATCGGGCGCTACTACTTCTCCGACGAGGTGAAGAAGGCGCAGGCGGTGATGCCGTACCGCATCGTCGAGGGCGAGAACAACTCGGTGCGCATCGCGGTGAACGACCACAGCTATTCGCTCCCGGAGATCAGCGCGCTGGTCCTCAAGGAGATGAAGGCGGTGGCGGAGACGTACCTGGGCCAGGAGGTGACCAAGGCCGTGGTCACCGTGCCCGCGTACTTCAACGACAACCAGCGGCAGGCCACCAAGGACGCGGGTCGCATCGCGGGCATGGAGGTGCTGCGCATCCTCAATGAGCCCACCTCCGCGGCGCTCGCGTACGGCTTCGGCCGCGACGTGAACCAGCGCGTGGTGGTCTACGACCTGGGCGGCGGCACCTTCGACGTGTCGATTCTGGAGATCGGCAAGGACGTGTTCGAGGTGCTGGCCACCGCGGGCGACACGTACCTGGGCGGCGACGACTTCGACGACCGCATCATGACGTGGCTGGCGGATGACTTCCTGGCCCGCACGCGCCTGGACGTGCGCCAGAACAAGTTCTGCCTGCAGATGCTCAAGGAGGCCGCGGAGAAGGCGAAGATCGACGTGGGCCAGACGGGCTCGGCCGACATCCTGTGCCAGGGCATCTGCCAGGACGCGGACGGCAACATCATGGACCTGAAGGGGCAGCTCAATCAGGACCAGTTCAACCGCATGGTGATGGACCTGGTGCAGCGCACCTTCAAGGTGTGCGACGAGGCCCTCCAGAGCGCGCGCCTGACGGCGGCGGACATCGACGCGGTCATCCTCGTGGGCGGCCCCACGCGACTGCCCATCATCCGCAACTCGGTGAAGCACTACTTCCAGAAGGATCCGCTGGAAGGCATCAACCCGGACCAGGTCGTGGCCATGGGCGCGGCGCTCCAGTCGCACGCGCTGCTCGACAGCAAGACGGAGACGTTCCTGGTGGACGTCACGCCGCTGTCGCTGCGGATTGGCACGGTGGGCGGGTACACCGAGAAGATCATCGACAAGAACACGCCGGTGCCCATCGACCGCTCGAAGACGTTCACCACCAGCCGGGATGGCCAGGAGAAGGTGAAGATTCGCGTGTACCAGGGCGAGTCCAACCGCGCCGACGAGTGCGAGATGCTCGGTGAGTTCGAGTTCGCGGGCTTCCGCATCGGCTACCGCGGCGAGGTGAAGATCGAGGTCACCTTCGAAATCAACACGGATGGCCTGGTGCATGTCTCCGCCTGCGACACGGAGACGGGTCAGAAGACGTCGACCTCCATCACCTTGTCGTCCGGCATGAGCGAAGCCGACATCCAGCAGTCCATCCAGGCCAACCGGAACACCCGGCTCGCCGGCCACAACAGCAACGACCTGCCCGCCGTGGCGCAGTAA
- a CDS encoding ATP-binding protein, translated as MSGGPVCAGILRVLQQFMSETAARLVLRGTLEPLRLSLESATRAELPRIIEALEPATRHFVDPVRKPQLMTQLKLLLSTSPASNGVGATAAPSDVRATTYLVRTEADASHARLAAKVMCESMGGRGYECQKVATAVSELARNQISYAGGGTIHLAPQLDPKRVLRVSAEDSGQGISDLTRVLSGTYKSKTGMGLGLLGVKRLADRFDVRTGPDGTQVEFEVWL; from the coding sequence GTGAGCGGCGGTCCTGTGTGCGCGGGGATTCTGCGCGTCCTTCAGCAATTCATGTCGGAGACGGCGGCGCGGTTGGTGCTGCGCGGCACGCTGGAGCCCCTGCGGCTGTCCCTGGAATCGGCGACGCGTGCGGAGCTGCCTCGCATCATCGAAGCGCTGGAGCCGGCGACGCGTCACTTCGTGGACCCCGTGCGCAAGCCGCAGTTGATGACGCAGCTCAAGCTGTTGTTGTCGACGTCGCCCGCCTCGAACGGGGTGGGGGCCACGGCCGCGCCATCGGACGTCCGTGCGACGACCTATCTGGTGCGCACGGAGGCGGACGCCAGCCATGCGCGGCTCGCGGCGAAGGTCATGTGCGAGTCCATGGGAGGCCGCGGCTACGAGTGCCAGAAGGTGGCCACGGCCGTGAGTGAGCTGGCGCGCAACCAGATCTCCTACGCGGGGGGCGGCACCATCCACCTCGCGCCGCAGCTTGACCCCAAGCGGGTGTTGCGCGTCAGCGCCGAGGACTCCGGTCAGGGCATCTCGGACCTGACGCGCGTGCTGTCGGGCACCTACAAGAGCAAGACGGGCATGGGGCTGGGGCTGCTGGGCGTGAAGCGTCTGGCGGACCGCTTCGATGTGCGCACCGGGCCCGACGGCACGCAGGTGGAGTTCGAGGTGTGGCTGTGA
- a CDS encoding class II glutamine amidotransferase, whose product MSVILAALTSDPNLLRCELHRLQGQVLLHGDSRANAVGVGSYAQDEVLLRRYASSEALTLDSLAPPHESDALLFHAGQLPVGLSLEENTQPFRSRRWLFAHQGDGQGLEPLRAALMDALPDHLRRQVRGGTPGELLFATFLKNLRDLGRTEDPRLEAELAGRVLADTAREVARAAAQAGVARTPSLNLVATNGTLLAATRFGEPPLFCTRLEGAAECELCEVTPSTPDTQPAVSAHRRRHTVVVASHLKRSAGWVELAQGHTLAVGPDLQLHELTGV is encoded by the coding sequence ATGTCCGTCATCCTCGCTGCCCTGACGTCCGACCCGAACCTGCTCCGATGCGAGCTGCACCGCCTCCAGGGCCAGGTCCTGCTCCATGGTGATTCGAGGGCCAACGCCGTGGGGGTGGGCTCCTACGCCCAGGATGAAGTCCTCCTGCGGCGCTATGCGAGCAGCGAGGCGCTGACGCTGGACTCGCTCGCGCCTCCGCATGAGTCCGACGCGCTGCTCTTCCACGCGGGCCAGCTCCCGGTGGGCCTGTCGCTGGAGGAGAACACCCAGCCCTTCCGGTCCCGCCGCTGGCTCTTCGCCCACCAGGGCGACGGACAGGGGCTCGAGCCACTTCGCGCGGCGTTGATGGACGCGCTCCCGGATCACCTGCGCCGGCAGGTGCGTGGCGGCACACCGGGGGAGCTCCTGTTCGCCACCTTCCTCAAGAATCTGCGCGACCTCGGCCGCACGGAGGATCCTCGGCTCGAGGCGGAGCTGGCGGGTCGCGTGTTGGCGGACACCGCGCGTGAAGTGGCGCGCGCCGCGGCCCAGGCTGGCGTGGCGCGCACGCCCTCGCTGAACCTCGTGGCCACCAACGGCACCCTCCTGGCGGCGACCCGCTTCGGCGAACCGCCCCTGTTCTGCACGCGGCTGGAGGGGGCGGCGGAATGCGAGCTGTGCGAGGTGACGCCGTCCACACCCGACACCCAGCCGGCGGTGAGCGCGCACCGCCGCCGTCATACCGTCGTGGTGGCCAGTCATCTCAAGCGCTCCGCGGGTTGGGTGGAGCTGGCCCAGGGCCACACGTTGGCCGTGGGGCCGGACCTCCAACTGCACGAGCTGACCGGCGTCTGA
- a CDS encoding CvpA family protein: protein MVIDLIILGLVLFFALIGAATGVSRQVANWAGLAVGYFASRRLGPVAGPHLAEALGSPLFLGFIVGTVLVFICTWLAVRYALGALLLRILSTGQHNENRGLDRFLGFVLGGAKMGLIAWVILSGIAFFEQHVVIAGRRVGFSPKESLSIEVARRYNLFEMTQFAPVGNLVEVSKAAGDPKRAGKLQDDPAYKALRKDPRFQRLLQDPKLKQALARGDTAALLRNDGVLQLIQDPDVVARLGAAARASERAP, encoded by the coding sequence ATGGTCATCGACCTCATCATCCTCGGACTGGTGCTCTTCTTCGCCCTCATCGGGGCGGCGACGGGCGTGTCCCGGCAGGTCGCCAACTGGGCGGGGCTCGCGGTGGGCTACTTCGCCTCGCGACGGCTGGGCCCGGTGGCGGGGCCGCACCTGGCGGAGGCCCTGGGCAGCCCGCTCTTCCTGGGCTTCATCGTGGGCACGGTGCTCGTCTTCATCTGCACCTGGCTCGCGGTCCGCTACGCCCTGGGCGCGCTGCTCCTGCGCATCCTCTCCACCGGCCAGCACAACGAGAACCGCGGGCTGGACCGCTTCCTCGGCTTCGTGCTCGGCGGCGCGAAGATGGGCCTCATCGCCTGGGTCATCCTCAGCGGCATCGCCTTCTTCGAACAGCACGTCGTCATCGCCGGGCGCCGCGTGGGCTTCTCCCCGAAGGAGTCGCTCTCCATCGAGGTGGCCCGCCGCTACAACCTCTTCGAGATGACGCAGTTCGCCCCCGTGGGGAACCTCGTGGAGGTCTCGAAGGCGGCGGGCGACCCGAAGCGCGCCGGCAAGCTCCAGGACGACCCCGCATACAAGGCTTTGCGCAAGGACCCGCGCTTCCAGCGCCTGCTCCAGGACCCGAAGCTGAAGCAGGCCCTGGCGCGAGGAGACACCGCCGCGCTGCTGCGCAACGACGGTGTCCTCCAGCTCATCCAGGACCCGGACGTGGTGGCCCGGCTGGGCGCCGCGGCGCGCGCGTCCGAGCGCGCGCCCTGA
- a CDS encoding ATP-binding protein: MLSEVEPMFSIEVSSRSDAAVAAALSRRYAREHGLPARASAEVAVVVSELATNLVRHAGGRGWVELWREPEWLCIRSTDRGPGMADPSRLFSGREEGRPGPLPGESLGEGGAAVRRLSDSVHVANRDGGGLEVVARKRVVHEKRRQA, encoded by the coding sequence ATGCTCTCAGAAGTTGAGCCGATGTTCAGCATCGAGGTTTCCTCGAGGTCGGATGCCGCGGTCGCCGCCGCGCTGAGTCGCCGCTACGCCCGGGAGCACGGCCTTCCGGCCCGCGCCAGCGCCGAGGTGGCCGTGGTGGTCAGCGAGCTGGCCACCAACCTGGTGCGCCACGCGGGGGGCCGCGGCTGGGTCGAGCTGTGGCGCGAGCCGGAGTGGCTCTGCATCCGCTCGACGGACCGAGGCCCCGGCATGGCGGACCCCTCACGACTCTTCTCGGGCCGGGAGGAAGGGCGTCCGGGGCCGCTGCCCGGGGAGAGCCTGGGCGAGGGCGGCGCGGCGGTGCGGCGCCTCAGCGATTCGGTCCACGTGGCGAACCGCGACGGCGGCGGCCTGGAAGTCGTGGCGCGCAAGCGGGTGGTTCACGAGAAGCGGAGGCAGGCGTGA
- a CDS encoding SpoIIE family protein phosphatase, whose translation MAVRLAIAHRSRPKVGELENGDGVMVRQERSRTLCAVVDALGHGPVAARVTSEALRCLAQVDLNQDVESIVAAMHLALRSGRGAAVMVALFDGQRVHCGGVGNVELRTRGTRVPVIPTPGILGQSHRALRVTSAALLPGDRMAVFSDGLSSRLELDDTRNLSPDAACDLLMERYGRNTDDATVLVVDVETP comes from the coding sequence GTGGCTGTGAGACTCGCCATCGCCCATCGCTCCCGGCCCAAGGTGGGCGAATTGGAGAACGGGGACGGGGTGATGGTCCGCCAGGAGCGCTCGCGGACGTTGTGCGCGGTGGTGGATGCGCTGGGCCACGGCCCTGTGGCGGCCCGGGTCACCTCGGAGGCCCTGCGGTGTCTGGCGCAGGTCGACTTGAACCAGGACGTGGAGTCCATCGTCGCCGCGATGCACCTGGCGCTGCGGAGTGGGCGGGGCGCGGCGGTGATGGTCGCGCTCTTCGACGGCCAGCGGGTGCACTGCGGCGGCGTGGGCAACGTGGAGCTGCGCACGCGCGGCACGCGGGTGCCCGTGATTCCCACGCCGGGCATTCTCGGCCAGTCCCACCGCGCGCTGCGGGTGACGTCCGCGGCCTTGCTGCCGGGGGACCGGATGGCCGTCTTCAGCGATGGCTTGAGTTCGCGGTTGGAGCTCGATGACACCCGGAACCTCTCTCCTGACGCGGCCTGCGACCTGCTGATGGAGCGCTACGGCCGCAACACCGACGACGCCACCGTGTTGGTGGTGGACGTGGAGACACCATGA
- the clpX gene encoding ATP-dependent Clp protease ATP-binding subunit ClpX, which produces MESSARREEAVLTPREIYERLDRFVIGQSGAKRAVAIAAHNHLKRLLARRLRRTSLIKKSNILLIGPTGSGKTHIARNLADILNVPFTTVDATEYTEAGYYGKDVEVMISDLLFKANHSVEDTQRGIIFIDEVDKIARRSQSARNGAGSRDIGGEGVQQSLLKLLEGREVYVPLNVTQAWNKSDFVQVDTRDILFICAGTFSDLHDYGDEGGRSMGFGADDAAKQRQRRISTRQLTEFGMLAEFLGRLPVVVQLDRLGEDDLLRVLTEPPDAIVREFRELLAMDELEVDFAAPGLREVVRYSVERGLGARGLRSILEHVMSDVMFEAPERRRHQVTVDAGFVRERLRGLDSTQLDV; this is translated from the coding sequence ATGGAGTCGTCCGCACGCAGGGAAGAAGCGGTGCTGACCCCGCGGGAAATCTACGAGCGGCTGGACCGCTTCGTCATCGGCCAGTCCGGCGCCAAGCGCGCCGTGGCCATTGCTGCCCACAATCACCTCAAGCGCCTCCTGGCGCGAAGGCTGCGCCGGACCTCGCTCATCAAGAAATCCAACATCTTGCTCATAGGCCCCACCGGGAGCGGCAAGACACACATCGCCCGCAACCTGGCGGACATCCTCAATGTCCCGTTCACCACCGTGGACGCCACCGAGTACACGGAGGCCGGCTACTACGGGAAGGACGTGGAGGTGATGATCTCCGACCTCCTCTTCAAGGCGAACCACTCCGTGGAGGACACCCAGCGGGGCATCATCTTCATCGACGAGGTGGACAAGATTGCCCGGCGCTCCCAGAGCGCCCGCAACGGTGCGGGGAGCCGCGACATCGGCGGCGAGGGCGTGCAGCAGTCGCTGCTGAAGCTGCTGGAGGGCCGCGAGGTGTACGTGCCCCTCAATGTCACCCAGGCGTGGAACAAAAGTGACTTCGTGCAGGTGGATACGCGCGACATCCTCTTCATCTGCGCGGGGACGTTCAGCGACCTGCACGACTACGGTGACGAGGGCGGGCGCTCCATGGGCTTTGGCGCGGACGACGCGGCGAAGCAGCGACAGCGGCGCATCAGCACCCGCCAGCTCACGGAGTTCGGCATGTTGGCGGAGTTCCTCGGGCGCCTGCCGGTGGTGGTGCAGTTGGACCGGCTGGGGGAGGACGACCTGCTCCGCGTCCTCACCGAGCCGCCGGATGCCATCGTCCGCGAGTTCCGCGAGCTGCTGGCCATGGACGAGCTGGAGGTGGACTTCGCCGCGCCCGGGCTGCGCGAGGTGGTGCGCTACTCCGTGGAGCGGGGCCTGGGCGCGCGCGGGCTGCGGTCCATCCTGGAGCACGTCATGTCGGACGTCATGTTCGAGGCGCCCGAGCGGCGGCGGCACCAGGTGACGGTGGACGCGGGCTTCGTGCGCGAGCGGCTGCGCGGGTTGGATTCGACGCAGTTGGACGTGTGA